The Streptomyces sp. NBC_00670 genome window below encodes:
- a CDS encoding sirohydrochlorin chelatase: MNANPVLLVIAHGSRDPRHAATVHALVRRVRSLRPGVRVETGFLDFNVPSVRGVLESLAAEGVRDVVALPLLLTRAFHAKSDIPAVLRQAPGGLAVRQAEVLGPSPLLLAGLERRLYEAGLDPADRASTGVVLASAGSSDPEAIAVIAEIAREWRHTGWCAVRPAFASAELPRTEGVVRELRAAGCRRVAVAPYVLAPGRLPDRIARGAAGADVLAGVLGPSPEVAELLLHRYDEATLPHLSAVGA, from the coding sequence ATGAACGCCAACCCGGTCCTCCTCGTCATCGCCCACGGCAGCCGCGATCCGCGGCACGCCGCGACCGTGCACGCCCTGGTGCGACGGGTACGGTCGCTGCGGCCGGGGGTGCGGGTGGAGACGGGCTTCCTCGACTTCAACGTGCCCTCCGTGCGGGGTGTGCTGGAGTCGCTGGCGGCGGAGGGTGTACGGGACGTGGTGGCGCTGCCGCTGCTGCTCACCCGGGCGTTCCATGCCAAGTCCGACATCCCGGCGGTGCTGCGGCAGGCGCCGGGGGGCCTGGCGGTGCGGCAGGCGGAGGTGCTGGGGCCCTCGCCGCTGCTGCTCGCGGGGCTCGAACGGCGGTTGTACGAGGCGGGGCTCGACCCCGCCGACAGAGCCTCGACCGGGGTCGTGCTGGCCTCGGCGGGGTCCAGTGACCCGGAGGCGATCGCAGTGATCGCAGAAATCGCGCGGGAGTGGCGGCACACCGGTTGGTGCGCCGTGCGGCCTGCGTTCGCCTCCGCGGAGTTGCCGCGCACGGAGGGGGTGGTGCGGGAGCTTCGAGCGGCGGGGTGTCGCCGGGTGGCCGTCGCCCCCTACGTCCTCGCGCCGGGCCGCCTCCCGGACCGGATCGCGCGGGGCGCGGCCGGGGCGGACGTCCTGGCCGGCGTCCTGGGCCCGTCCCCGGAGGTCGCCGAGCTCCTCCTGCACCGCTACGACGAGGCAACGCTGCCGCACCTGTCCGCCGTGGGTGCGTGA
- a CDS encoding ABC transporter permease, protein MAGTETTTDTDEARAGLAGVEAGLDALESASSGRPPLRRTLIDKVLPPVVAVALVLALWQALITFEVVDDPTKLPSPSAVWGEVRDAWLEGNLLGYIWTSVSRGLLGFLFALVIGTPLGLLVARVKFVRAAIGPILSGLQSLPSVAWVPPAVIWLGLDNSMMYAVILLGAVPSIANGLVSGVDQVPPLFLRAGRTLGATGLRGTWHIVLPAALPGYVAGLKQGWAFSWRSLMAAEIIASFPDLGVGLGQLLENGRNASDMSMVFEAILLILIVGVAIDLLIFSPLERWVLRSRGLLVRN, encoded by the coding sequence ATGGCCGGCACTGAGACGACGACGGACACGGACGAGGCCCGTGCGGGGCTGGCCGGTGTCGAGGCCGGCCTGGACGCGCTGGAGTCCGCCTCCTCCGGCCGGCCGCCGCTGCGCCGCACCCTGATCGACAAGGTTCTGCCGCCGGTCGTCGCCGTGGCGCTGGTCCTGGCGCTCTGGCAGGCGCTGATCACCTTCGAGGTCGTCGACGACCCGACGAAGCTGCCCTCGCCGTCCGCGGTGTGGGGCGAGGTGCGCGACGCCTGGCTCGAGGGGAATCTCCTCGGCTACATCTGGACCAGCGTCTCGCGCGGTCTGCTCGGCTTCCTCTTCGCGCTGGTCATCGGCACCCCGCTGGGGCTGCTCGTGGCGCGGGTGAAGTTCGTGCGGGCGGCGATCGGCCCGATCCTGTCCGGGCTCCAGTCGCTGCCGTCGGTGGCGTGGGTGCCGCCGGCCGTGATCTGGCTGGGCCTGGACAACTCGATGATGTACGCGGTGATCCTGCTCGGCGCGGTGCCCTCCATCGCCAACGGCCTGGTCTCGGGCGTCGACCAGGTGCCCCCGCTGTTCCTGCGGGCGGGCCGCACCCTGGGCGCGACGGGGCTGCGGGGCACCTGGCACATCGTGCTCCCGGCGGCGCTGCCGGGGTATGTGGCAGGCTTGAAGCAGGGCTGGGCGTTCTCCTGGCGGTCGCTGATGGCCGCGGAGATCATCGCGTCCTTCCCCGACCTCGGCGTCGGGCTCGGCCAGCTCCTGGAGAACGGCCGCAACGCCAGCGACATGTCGATGGTGTTCGAGGCCATCCTGCTCATCCTGATCGTCGGTGTCGCCATCGACCTGCTGATCTTCAGTCCGCTGGAGCGGTGGGTACTGCGCAGCCGCGGCCTCCTGGTGAGGAACTGA
- a CDS encoding ABC transporter ATP-binding protein encodes MATTTLAKTADDEAVAHAARIEHVSKSFAGPTGRQLVLDDISLDVAPGEFVTLLGASGCGKSTLLNLVAGLDAPSSGALTTDGRPALMFQEHALFPWLTAGKNIELALRLRGVPKADRRERAEELLGLVRLKGAHGKRVHELSGGMRQRVALARALAQDSRLLLMDEPFAALDAITRDVLHDELTRIWGETGVSVLFVTHNVREAVRLAQRVVLLSSRPGRVARQWTVDIPQPRRIEDAPVAELSVEITEVLRGEIRRHGRH; translated from the coding sequence ATGGCCACGACCACGCTCGCCAAGACCGCCGACGACGAGGCGGTGGCGCACGCCGCCCGTATCGAGCATGTCTCGAAGTCCTTCGCCGGACCCACCGGGCGGCAGCTCGTCCTGGACGACATCAGTCTCGATGTCGCGCCGGGCGAGTTCGTCACCCTCCTGGGGGCGTCGGGCTGCGGCAAGTCCACACTGCTCAACCTGGTGGCGGGGCTCGACGCCCCGTCCTCGGGTGCCCTCACGACCGACGGCCGCCCGGCGCTGATGTTCCAGGAGCACGCCCTGTTCCCCTGGCTGACGGCCGGGAAGAACATCGAACTGGCCCTGCGGCTGCGCGGGGTGCCCAAGGCGGACCGCCGCGAACGGGCCGAGGAGCTGCTCGGGCTCGTCCGGCTCAAGGGGGCGCACGGCAAGCGGGTGCACGAGCTGTCCGGCGGCATGCGGCAGCGGGTGGCGCTGGCCCGCGCGCTCGCCCAGGACAGCAGACTGCTGCTGATGGACGAGCCGTTCGCCGCGCTCGACGCCATCACCCGGGACGTGCTGCACGACGAACTGACCCGCATCTGGGGCGAGACGGGGGTCTCCGTCCTGTTCGTCACGCACAACGTGCGCGAGGCGGTACGGCTCGCGCAGCGCGTCGTGCTGCTGTCGTCGCGGCCGGGGCGGGTGGCCCGCCAGTGGACGGTGGACATCCCGCAGCCGCGCCGCATCGAGGACGCGCCCGTGGCGGAACTCTCCGTCGAGATCACCGAAGTCCTGCGTGGGGAGATCCGCCGTCATGGCCGGCACTGA
- a CDS encoding aliphatic sulfonate ABC transporter substrate-binding protein, with protein sequence MPAKRSLRVPRPRRGVTVLAVLPLLTLAACGYGSKADSDEGTKVAADAKKTDGLDSVRIGYFGNLTHATALVGNQKGFFQKELGATKAKYAVFNAGPSEIEALNSGSVDIGWLGPSPAINGYTKSGGKSLKIVSGSASGGVKLVVNPKKVTSLKDLKGKKIATPQLGNTQDVAFLNWIAEQGWKVDAQSGKGDVTVVRSDNKVTPDAFKAGSLDGAWVPEPTASKLVAEGGKVLLDESTLWPDEKFVITNVVVRAEFLKEHPKAVEAVLRASVETNKWINANPDAAKAAANKQLEKDSGKALPADVLDPAWKSIRILDDPLAATLNSEADHAVKAGLLEKPDLDGIYDLTLLNKVLKAEGGDTVDAAGLGTQ encoded by the coding sequence GTGCCTGCCAAACGATCCCTCCGTGTCCCGCGCCCGCGCAGGGGCGTCACCGTGCTCGCCGTCCTGCCCCTGCTGACACTGGCCGCCTGCGGCTACGGCTCGAAAGCCGACTCCGACGAGGGGACGAAGGTTGCCGCCGACGCGAAGAAGACGGACGGTCTCGACTCCGTACGCATCGGCTACTTCGGCAATCTGACCCACGCCACCGCCCTGGTCGGCAACCAGAAGGGCTTCTTCCAGAAGGAGTTGGGCGCGACGAAGGCGAAGTACGCCGTCTTCAACGCGGGCCCCTCCGAGATCGAGGCGCTGAACTCCGGCTCCGTGGACATCGGCTGGCTCGGCCCCTCGCCCGCGATCAACGGGTACACCAAGTCGGGCGGCAAGAGCCTGAAGATCGTCTCGGGTTCGGCCTCGGGCGGCGTCAAGCTGGTGGTCAACCCGAAGAAGGTCACGTCGCTCAAGGACCTCAAGGGCAAGAAGATCGCCACCCCGCAGCTCGGCAACACCCAGGACGTGGCGTTCCTCAACTGGATCGCCGAACAGGGCTGGAAGGTCGACGCGCAGAGCGGCAAGGGCGACGTCACGGTCGTGCGCAGCGACAACAAGGTGACCCCGGACGCGTTCAAGGCCGGTTCGCTGGACGGCGCGTGGGTGCCGGAGCCGACCGCGTCGAAGCTGGTCGCCGAGGGCGGCAAGGTGCTGCTGGACGAGTCGACGCTGTGGCCGGACGAGAAGTTCGTCATCACCAACGTGGTGGTGCGGGCGGAGTTCCTCAAGGAGCACCCCAAGGCCGTCGAGGCGGTGCTGAGGGCGTCGGTCGAGACCAACAAGTGGATCAACGCCAACCCGGACGCGGCGAAGGCCGCGGCCAACAAGCAGCTGGAGAAGGACTCCGGCAAGGCGCTGCCGGCCGATGTCCTGGACCCGGCGTGGAAGTCCATCAGGATCCTCGACGATCCGCTGGCCGCCACGCTGAACAGCGAGGCGGACCACGCGGTCAAGGCCGGTCTGCTGGAGAAGCCCGACCTGGACGGCATCTACGACCTCACGCTTCTGAACAAGGTCCTGAAGGCGGAGGGCGGGGACACGGTCGACGCCGCCGGACTCGGCACCCAGTGA
- a CDS encoding sulfate adenylyltransferase subunit 1 translates to MTTTTELTDLAETTLLRFATAGSVDDGKSTLVGRLLHDSKSVLTDQLEAVERASAGRGQEGPDLALLTDGLRAEREQGITIDVAYRYFATPKRRFILADTPGHVQYTRNMVTGASTAELTVILVDARNGVVEQTRRHAAIAALLRVPHVVLAVNKMDLVGYQESVFAAIAEEFTAYATELGVPDVTAIPISALEGDNVVEASGNMDWYGGPTVLEHLETVPVSHDLAHCHARFPVQYVIRPQTAEHPDYRGYAGQIAAGTFRVGDRVTVLPSGRTTTITGIDLLGTPVDVAWTPQSVTLLLADDLDISRGDLIAPAPDAPATSQDIEATVCHVADQPLTVGHRVLLKHGTRTVKALVKDIPSRLTLDDLSLHPHPGTLAANDIGRVKIRTAEPLPADAYADSRRTGSFILIDPSDGTTLTAGMVGESFAAPEPVKSDADEGWDF, encoded by the coding sequence ATGACCACCACCACGGAACTCACGGACCTCGCCGAGACCACGCTCCTGCGGTTCGCGACGGCCGGTTCGGTCGACGACGGGAAGTCCACGCTCGTCGGACGGCTGCTGCACGACTCCAAGTCGGTCCTGACCGACCAACTGGAGGCCGTGGAGCGGGCGTCGGCCGGGCGCGGCCAGGAGGGTCCCGACCTGGCGCTGCTCACCGACGGTCTGCGGGCCGAGCGCGAGCAGGGCATCACCATCGACGTGGCCTACCGCTACTTCGCCACCCCGAAGCGCCGGTTCATCCTCGCCGACACCCCGGGCCATGTGCAGTACACCCGCAACATGGTCACCGGGGCGTCCACGGCGGAGCTGACGGTGATCCTGGTCGACGCCCGCAACGGCGTCGTCGAGCAGACCCGCCGGCACGCCGCGATCGCCGCCCTGCTGCGCGTCCCGCACGTCGTCCTCGCCGTCAACAAGATGGACCTCGTCGGCTACCAGGAGTCGGTGTTCGCCGCGATCGCCGAGGAGTTCACGGCGTACGCGACGGAGCTGGGCGTCCCGGACGTCACCGCCATCCCGATCTCGGCGCTCGAGGGCGACAACGTGGTCGAGGCGTCGGGGAACATGGACTGGTACGGCGGTCCGACGGTGCTCGAGCACCTGGAGACCGTGCCGGTCAGTCACGACCTGGCGCACTGCCACGCCCGCTTCCCGGTGCAGTACGTGATCCGCCCGCAGACCGCCGAGCACCCGGACTACCGGGGGTACGCGGGCCAGATCGCGGCCGGCACGTTCCGCGTCGGCGACCGGGTCACCGTGCTGCCCTCGGGCCGTACGACGACGATCACCGGGATCGATCTGCTGGGCACGCCGGTCGACGTGGCGTGGACGCCGCAGTCGGTGACGCTGCTGCTCGCCGACGACCTGGACATCTCGCGCGGCGACCTGATCGCCCCGGCCCCGGACGCCCCGGCCACCAGCCAGGACATCGAGGCGACCGTCTGCCACGTGGCCGACCAGCCGCTGACGGTGGGCCACCGGGTGCTGCTCAAGCACGGCACCCGTACGGTCAAGGCGCTGGTCAAGGACATCCCGTCCCGGCTGACGCTGGACGACCTGTCCCTGCACCCGCACCCCGGCACGCTGGCCGCCAACGACATCGGCCGGGTGAAGATCCGTACCGCCGAGCCGCTCCCGGCCGACGCGTACGCCGACTCGCGGCGCACCGGTTCGTTCATCCTGATCGATCCGTCCGACGGCACCACCCTCACCGCCGGAATGGTCGGCGAGTCCTTCGCCGCGCCCGAGCCGGTGAAGTCCGACGCCGACGAGGGCTGGGACTTCTGA
- the cysD gene encoding sulfate adenylyltransferase subunit CysD, which yields MTTVASVSEETDSPYALTHLDALESEAVHIFREVAGEFENPVILFSGGKDSILMLHLALKAFTPAPVPFSLLHVDTGHNFPEVLAYRDRVVAQHRLRLHVASVQDYIDRGALKERPDGTRNPLQIIPLTEKIQSERFDAVFGGGRRDEEKARAKERVFSLRDEFSQWDPRRQRPELWNLYNGRHAPGEHVRVFPLSNWTELDVWQYIAREQIDLPQIYFAHEREVFARNGMWLTAGDWGGPKDGEHVEKRQVRYRTVGDMSCTGAVDSDADTIEKVITEIAASRLTERGATRADDKLSEAAMEDRKREGYF from the coding sequence ATGACGACCGTCGCCTCCGTCTCCGAGGAGACCGACAGCCCGTACGCCCTGACGCACCTGGACGCGTTGGAGTCCGAGGCGGTGCACATCTTCCGCGAGGTCGCGGGCGAGTTCGAGAACCCGGTGATCCTCTTCTCCGGCGGCAAGGACTCCATCCTCATGCTCCACCTGGCACTCAAGGCATTCACCCCCGCCCCCGTGCCGTTCTCCCTCCTCCACGTGGACACCGGCCACAACTTCCCCGAAGTCCTGGCCTACCGCGACCGCGTCGTCGCACAGCACCGACTGCGCCTGCACGTCGCCTCCGTCCAGGACTACATCGACCGGGGGGCGTTGAAAGAGCGCCCCGACGGCACCCGCAACCCCCTCCAGATCATCCCGCTCACCGAAAAGATCCAGAGCGAGAGGTTCGACGCCGTCTTCGGCGGCGGACGCCGCGACGAGGAGAAGGCCCGCGCCAAGGAACGGGTATTCTCCCTGCGGGACGAGTTCTCCCAGTGGGACCCCCGCCGCCAGCGCCCCGAGCTGTGGAACCTCTACAACGGCCGCCACGCCCCCGGCGAACACGTCCGCGTCTTCCCCCTGTCCAACTGGACCGAACTGGACGTGTGGCAGTACATCGCCCGCGAACAGATCGACCTCCCCCAGATCTACTTCGCCCACGAACGCGAGGTGTTCGCCCGCAACGGCATGTGGCTCACCGCCGGCGACTGGGGCGGGCCCAAGGACGGCGAGCACGTGGAGAAGCGGCAGGTGCGCTACCGCACCGTCGGGGACATGTCCTGCACCGGCGCGGTCGACTCCGACGCCGACACCATCGAGAAGGTGATCACCGAGATCGCCGCCTCCCGGCTCACCGAACGAGGTGCCACCCGCGCCGACGACAAACTGTCCGAAGCCGCGATGGAGGACCGCAAGCGCGAGGGGTACTTCTAG
- the cysC gene encoding adenylyl-sulfate kinase, protein MSTGATVWLTGLPSAGKTTIAHELAGLLRADGRLVEVLDGDEIREFLTADLGFSRADRHTNVQRIGFLADLLARNGVTALVPVIAPYADSREAVRKRHEASGAAYVEVHVATPVDVCSVRDVKGLYAKQAAGEISGLTGVDDPYEEPVSPDLRIESQHQTVTESAAAVHKLLVERGLA, encoded by the coding sequence GTGAGTACCGGAGCCACCGTCTGGCTCACGGGTCTGCCGAGCGCCGGCAAGACCACCATCGCCCACGAGCTGGCCGGACTGCTGCGCGCCGACGGCCGCCTCGTCGAGGTGCTGGACGGCGACGAGATCCGCGAGTTCCTCACCGCGGACCTCGGCTTCAGCCGCGCCGACCGCCACACCAACGTGCAGCGCATCGGCTTCCTCGCCGATCTGCTGGCCCGCAACGGCGTCACGGCGCTGGTCCCGGTGATCGCCCCCTACGCCGACAGCCGCGAGGCGGTGCGCAAGCGCCACGAGGCGAGCGGCGCCGCGTATGTCGAGGTGCACGTGGCGACCCCGGTCGACGTGTGCTCCGTGCGTGATGTGAAGGGCCTGTACGCCAAGCAGGCGGCCGGTGAGATCTCCGGGCTGACGGGGGTGGACGACCCGTACGAGGAGCCGGTCTCGCCCGATCTGCGCATCGAGTCGCAGCACCAGACCGTCACGGAGTCCGCCGCCGCCGTCCACAAGCTGCTCGTCGAAAGGGGTCTGGCATGA
- a CDS encoding phosphoadenylyl-sulfate reductase: protein MTTVQTVGSGTTPDGDKEPRDNELSPREAELKALAEQAGRDLEDASALEILQWAAKTFGKRFCVTSSMEDAVVAHLASRAMPGVDAVFLDTGYHFPETIGTRDAVEAVMDVNVLTLTPKQTVAEQDAEYGPKLHDRDPDLCCFLRKVKPLQEGLTRFEAWATGLRRDESPTRAHTPVVGWDDKRRKVKISPIARWTQDDVDAYVTEHGVLTNPLLMDGYASVGCAPCTRRVAEGEDARAGRWAGRAKTECGLHG, encoded by the coding sequence ATGACCACGGTGCAGACCGTCGGGTCCGGCACCACGCCGGACGGCGACAAGGAACCCCGCGACAACGAACTGTCGCCGCGCGAGGCCGAGTTGAAGGCGCTCGCCGAGCAGGCGGGTCGCGACCTGGAGGACGCCTCCGCACTGGAGATCCTCCAGTGGGCGGCGAAGACCTTCGGCAAGCGGTTCTGCGTGACCTCCTCCATGGAGGACGCGGTCGTCGCCCACCTCGCCTCCCGGGCGATGCCCGGCGTGGACGCGGTGTTCCTGGACACCGGCTACCACTTCCCCGAGACCATCGGCACCCGGGACGCCGTCGAGGCCGTGATGGACGTCAACGTCCTCACCCTCACACCGAAGCAGACGGTCGCCGAGCAGGACGCCGAGTACGGGCCGAAGCTGCACGACCGCGACCCCGACCTGTGCTGCTTCCTGCGCAAGGTCAAGCCGCTTCAGGAGGGCCTGACCCGCTTCGAGGCCTGGGCGACGGGCCTGCGCCGCGACGAGTCCCCGACCCGCGCCCACACCCCCGTGGTCGGCTGGGACGACAAGCGCCGCAAGGTCAAGATCTCCCCCATCGCCCGCTGGACGCAGGACGACGTGGACGCCTACGTCACGGAGCACGGGGTGCTCACCAACCCGCTCCTGATGGACGGCTACGCGTCCGTCGGCTGCGCCCCCTGCACCCGCCGCGTCGCCGAGGGCGAGGACGCGCGCGCCGGCCGCTGGGCTGGCCGCGCCAAGACCGAGTGCGGGCTGCACGGATGA
- a CDS encoding nitrite/sulfite reductase has protein sequence MAATPRNSAAPRRKVSRHRGEGQWAVGHFTPLNGNEQLKKDDDGLNVRTRIETIYSKRGFDSIDPNDLRGRFRWWGLYTQRRPGIDGGRTGVLEPEELEDEYFMMRVRITGGRLTTEQLRAIGEVSETYARGTADITDRQNIQFHWVRVEDVPAIWERLESVGLSTTEACGDCPRGMLGSPVAGVAEDEIIDGSAALDEIARRYLGDPRFSNLPRKFKTAVSGSPLLDVAHEINDISFVGVVHPEHGPGFDLWVGGGLSTNPKFGVRLGAWVPEAEVPDVWEGVTSIFRDYGYRRLRNRARLKFLVSDWGAEKFRQILEDEYLHRKLIDGPAPEMPAQLWRDHIGVHRQKDGRFYVGFAPRVGRLDGSLLTKVAELAEGHGSGRVSTTVEQKMIILDVPQDRVDSLVESLEALDLRVNPSPFRRGTMACTGIEFCKLAIVETKERGSDLIDELERRLPEFDEPVTININGCPNACARIQTADIGLKGQLVTDDEGNQVGGYQVHLGGALGLEPSFGRKVRGLKVTSEELPDYIERVLRRFQTEREDGERFAAWAARASEEALS, from the coding sequence ATGGCCGCCACCCCTCGCAATTCCGCCGCGCCCCGCCGCAAGGTGAGCCGTCACCGCGGCGAGGGCCAGTGGGCCGTGGGGCACTTCACCCCGCTGAACGGCAACGAGCAGCTCAAGAAGGACGACGACGGTCTCAATGTGCGGACACGCATTGAGACGATCTACTCCAAGCGCGGCTTCGACTCCATCGACCCCAACGATCTGCGGGGACGTTTCCGCTGGTGGGGTCTGTACACCCAGCGCCGCCCCGGGATCGACGGCGGCCGCACGGGCGTGCTGGAGCCGGAGGAGCTGGAGGACGAGTACTTCATGATGCGCGTCCGCATCACCGGCGGACGGCTCACCACCGAACAGCTCCGGGCCATCGGCGAGGTCTCCGAGACCTACGCGCGCGGCACCGCGGACATCACCGACCGGCAGAACATCCAGTTCCACTGGGTGCGCGTCGAGGACGTGCCCGCCATCTGGGAGCGCCTGGAGTCGGTCGGCCTGTCCACCACCGAGGCGTGCGGCGACTGCCCGCGCGGCATGCTCGGCTCCCCGGTCGCGGGCGTCGCCGAGGACGAGATCATCGACGGCTCGGCCGCGCTGGACGAGATCGCCCGCCGCTACCTCGGCGACCCGCGCTTCTCCAACCTGCCGCGCAAGTTCAAGACGGCCGTCTCCGGCTCCCCGCTGCTCGACGTGGCGCACGAGATCAACGACATCTCCTTCGTCGGCGTCGTCCACCCCGAGCACGGCCCCGGCTTCGACCTGTGGGTCGGCGGCGGGCTGTCCACCAACCCCAAGTTCGGTGTGCGGCTGGGCGCGTGGGTGCCGGAGGCCGAGGTGCCGGACGTGTGGGAGGGCGTCACCTCGATCTTCCGCGACTACGGCTACCGGCGGCTGCGCAACCGCGCCCGGCTGAAGTTCCTGGTCTCCGACTGGGGCGCCGAGAAGTTCCGCCAGATCCTGGAGGACGAGTACCTCCACCGCAAGCTGATCGACGGTCCCGCGCCCGAGATGCCCGCGCAGCTGTGGCGCGACCACATCGGCGTCCACCGCCAGAAGGACGGCCGCTTCTACGTGGGCTTCGCCCCGCGCGTCGGCCGGCTCGACGGCTCGCTGCTCACCAAGGTCGCCGAGCTCGCCGAGGGCCATGGCTCGGGCCGGGTCTCCACCACCGTCGAGCAGAAGATGATCATTCTCGACGTGCCGCAGGACCGGGTCGACTCGCTCGTGGAGAGCCTGGAGGCGCTGGACCTCCGGGTGAACCCCTCGCCGTTCCGACGCGGCACGATGGCCTGCACCGGCATCGAGTTCTGCAAGCTGGCCATCGTCGAGACCAAGGAGCGCGGCAGCGACCTGATCGACGAACTGGAGCGCCGGCTCCCCGAGTTCGACGAGCCGGTCACCATCAACATCAACGGCTGCCCCAACGCCTGCGCCCGTATCCAGACCGCGGACATCGGTCTCAAGGGCCAGCTGGTCACCGACGACGAGGGCAACCAGGTCGGCGGCTACCAGGTGCACCTGGGCGGCGCGCTCGGTCTGGAGCCGTCCTTCGGCCGCAAGGTGCGCGGTCTGAAGGTCACCTCCGAGGAGCTGCCCGACTACATCGAGCGCGTCCTGCGCCGCTTCCAGACGGAGCGCGAGGACGGCGAGCGGTTCGCCGCCTGGGCCGCGCGCGCCTCCGAGGAGGCCCTGTCGTGA
- a CDS encoding putative leader peptide translates to MSGTGIALVSRRHVDLGRMSSAICPAS, encoded by the coding sequence ATGTCTGGAACTGGAATCGCCTTGGTGAGTCGGCGCCACGTCGATCTCGGCCGCATGTCCAGCGCCATCTGTCCGGCGAGCTGA
- a CDS encoding GNAT family N-acetyltransferase, whose translation MSNIAVTTWSLEQTSPSDLLPAEAPEGDVRVVRAEVPSPEFSRFLYASVGGDIRWTDRLPWPYARWREHLDRPGVETWVAYERGTPAGYVELEAQDEGAVEIVYFGLLPAFRGRRIGGHLLSYGTARAWDLAERHPGCAPTKRVWLHTCSKDGAHALANYQRRGFHLFDTTVEEEREVATPGPWPGAYPA comes from the coding sequence ATGAGCAACATCGCCGTGACCACCTGGTCCCTGGAGCAGACCTCCCCCTCCGATCTGCTGCCCGCCGAGGCCCCCGAGGGCGACGTCCGCGTCGTCCGGGCCGAGGTGCCCTCGCCCGAGTTCAGCCGTTTCCTGTACGCCTCGGTCGGCGGCGACATCCGCTGGACCGACCGGCTGCCGTGGCCGTACGCCCGCTGGCGGGAGCACCTGGACCGGCCCGGCGTGGAGACCTGGGTCGCGTACGAGCGGGGCACGCCGGCCGGCTACGTGGAGTTGGAGGCGCAGGACGAGGGGGCCGTGGAGATCGTCTACTTCGGGCTGCTGCCCGCCTTCCGGGGCCGGCGGATCGGCGGCCATCTGCTGTCGTACGGCACCGCCCGCGCATGGGACCTGGCCGAACGTCACCCGGGATGCGCGCCGACCAAGCGGGTGTGGCTGCACACGTGCAGCAAGGACGGTGCGCATGCGCTGGCCAACTACCAGCGGCGCGGCTTCCACCTCTTCGACACCACGGTGGAGGAGGAGCGAGAAGTGGCCACCCCCGGTCCCTGGCCGGGGGCGTACCCGGCCTGA